One Myripristis murdjan chromosome 17, fMyrMur1.1, whole genome shotgun sequence DNA segment encodes these proteins:
- the ptf1a gene encoding pancreas transcription factor 1 subunit alpha codes for MDSVLDPFSALDSFSSPPYFDDDEFFTDQSSRDGHLDTDDFLDEDVDFLTSHFQDYYSKDSGSRAAPHDGDYDIGNLSFSSSSSTFSYGCADSTPELSPQMGGHHGGPLLKRRRRMRSEMEMQQLRQAANVRERRRMQSINDAFEGLRSHIPTLPYEKRLSKVDTLRLAIGYINFLAELVQSDLPIRNSNSEAHTQPKKVIICHRGTRSPSPSDPDYGLPPLAGHSLSWSDEKQLREQNIIRTAKVWTPEDPRKLHSKAGLTDIENEPPFSLVA; via the exons ATGGACAGTGTCTTGGACCCTTTCTCCGCACTCGACTcgttctcctcccctccttatTTCGACGATGATGAGTTTTTTACGGACCAGTCCTCCAGAGACGGACATTTGGACACGGATGACTTTCTGGACGAGGACGTCGACTTCCTGACCAGCCATTTCCAAGACTATTATAGCAAGGATAGCGGCAGCAGAGCGGCGCCCCACGATGGGGACTACGACATCGGCAACTTGTCGTTCTCCTCCTCGTCGTCCACCTTCTCGTACGGCTGCGCTGACAGCACGCCGGAACTCTCCCCTCAGATGGGCGGTCACCACGGCGGCCCGTTACTGAAGCGGCGGAGGCGGATGAGGTCCGAGATGGAGATGCAGCAGCTGAGGCAGGCGGCCAACGTCAGGGAGCGGCGCAGGATGCAGTCCATCAACGACGCTTTCGAAGGGCTCCGCTCCCACATCCCCACCCTGCCCTACGAGAAGCGTCTCTCCAAGGTGGACACTTTGCGCCTGGCCATCGGCTATATCAACTTCCTGGCCGAGCTGGTGCAGTCGGATCTGCCCATCAGGAATTCCAACAGCGAGGCGCACACTCAGCCCAAGAAAGTCATCATCTGTCACAGAGGCACAA GGTCTCCCTCCCCAAGCGACCCGGACTACGGCCTGCCCCCCCTGGCGGGGCACTCTCTGTCCTGGTCGGATGAAAAACAGCTCCGGGAGCAGAACATCATCCGCACCGCCAAGGTCTGGACGCCGGAGGACCCCCGCAAACTTCATAGCAAGGCCGGCCTCACCGACATTGAAAACGAGCCTCCCTTCAGCCTGGTGGCCTAG